The region CAGGCCAATAAAGATCACGGCCAGTTGGGTGCCATGCCGTCTGCAGACGGCAGTGGCTTGGGTCAGGCGGTCGCCCAGCAGGGTGCTGTTGGGCAGTTCGGTCAGGGCGTCGTATTGCAACAGGTGCGAGACCTTGAGCAGTTCCTGGACCCTTTCCTCAATCGTGCGTTCGAGCCCGATCAGCTTGAATGCGGCGTCCTGCGCCAACTGCCATTTCCAAGTCAGGGCACTGGCCATCTGGCGAATTTCCAGGTCGTCGAAGGGCTTTTTCAGGATCAGCAACTGGTCGTCGTATTTGAGGCGCGCCTCAATGGCTTCGAAGGAGTAGTCGGAGTAGGCCGTGCAAAGGGCGATTTGCAGGTTGGGGTCAACGTTCCATAGCTGTTCGATAGTTTCCAGGCCATCCCAGCCCGGCGGCATGCGCATGTCGATGAAGACCAGGGCATACGGGGCGTTGTCGGCCAGGGCTTTGTTCACCAGGGCCAGCGCTTCCTGGCCCTGATAGGCGGAATCCAGTACAAAGGTCTGGCGCACGGCCGGGGCGCTGCCGAACAGGGTTTCTTCGATGCTGTCCAGGGTCTGGCCGCCGTTGGCGTCGGCGCACAGGATCTTGCGGAAGTCCGCGTGGATTGAGGCGGTATCATCGACGATCAGAATGCGTCGATTGGCGCGTTCCGAGCGCGGACTCATGATTGATACCCTGAGGCGTGCAACAACATGCTCTGGCGCATAGGGCTTCCTTACCTCGAATGCTTCGGTACATGGGGACGGTCGCCAGCTTCATGCGACAAGCATAGTCGGCTCCCTTGAATAAGTCGGCCAGTTGGCGTCAAATCAAAGTCAGCTACCCCGACCGTCATCTAGCGCTCAATGCGTGAGCAAGTACAGCGGTGGATCACGTCGGGCCGCAATGAAGCAATTGTGTGTCATTGCCAGGAGGTGTCGCCATGGATGAACAAACTGCTACGACTCCCCCCTACACCCCCACCATTTTGCTGGTCGACGACGAAGAATCGATCCTCAATAGCCTGCGCCGCCTGCTGCGTGGCCAACCCTATGATGTGCGGTTGGCTGGCAGTGGTGCCCAAGCCCTGGAAATCATGGCGGCCCAGCCCATCGACCTGGTGATGACCGACGCGCGCATGCCGGCCATGGACGGGGCGATGCTGCTGGCCGAGACCCACCGCCTGTACCCGTCCACCACCCGCATCCTGCTGACCGGCTATGCCGACATGAGCATGATGATCAAGGCGATCAACGAAGGTCAGATTCACCGCTACATCAGCAAGCCCTGGAACGACGAGGAAATGCTGCTGACCTTGCGTCAGTCCCTGGACCACCAGCATTCCGAGCGCGAACGGCTGCGTCTTGAACAGTTGACCCGCGAGCAGAACGACCAGTTGAAGGCCCTTAACGCGACCCTGGAAAAGCGCGTCGAAGCCCGCACCAGTGAGTTGCAGCAAACCGCCGATATGCTCGACCTGGCCTACGACGAACTCAAGCGCAGCTACGTGACCGGCACCGAAGTGTTTTCACTGTTGGCCAACTTGCGCCTGCCCAAGCAGAAGCAGACCAATCGCCAGCTGATCGAGCTGATTCGGGTGTATTGCAAGGCCCAGGCGATGGACGAAGCCAGTGCCCGCGACCTGACCATGGCCGCCGCGCTCTATAACATCGGCAAATTGAGCTGGAGCGACAGCATGATGGTCGCGCCCTCGGACATGCTGCACAGCACCGACCGTGAACGCTATCGGGCCTACCCGACCCAGAGCGAGTCGTTGTTGATGACTCTGGAGCCGATGAAGGACGCCGCGCGCTTGATTCGTCATCACCAGGAACGCTGGGACGGCAGCGGTTTTCCCGACCACCTCAAAGGCGAGTTGATCCCCTCGGGCGCCCGGTTATTGAAGCTTGCGGTCGATTTTATCGAGCTGCAAAAGGGCCTGATCCTCGAGCGCCACATGAACAGCGATGAAGCGCTGCTCTACATCCGTAAATACGCCGGCAAGCTCTATGACCCGGATATGGTCGAAGACTTCGTGCAGGCCTGCGCCGCGTTCCTCAGTGACGTGACGCTGGGGGATTCAAGCGTGAAGGTCTTGACCACCCGCGAACTCGCCGAGGGCATGGTGCTGGCGCGCAATCTCAACGCCGATAACGGCATGCTGCTGCTCAACGCCGGCAAGGTGTTGAACCTGCCGCTGGTGGACAAGTTGATTGCGTTTGAGGCGATGGAAGGGGCCAAGTATTCGGTGTTTATCAAAGAACCGGATGTGGCTGCGCTTCCCGGTTAAGACGCTTTCTGTGATCCTTGCACCTTTGCATTCAAGGCATTTTTTACATGACATCGACTATTCGCATCGCCGCCGCGCTGTTGATCGGCAGCGACGGCCAAACGCTGCTGGTGCGCAAGCGCGGCACCCAGGCCTTCATGCAGCCAGGCGGCAAGATTGACGCGGGCGAACAGCCCGCCGAAGCCTTGGCCCGTGAGCTGTACGAGGAGCTCAACCTGCACATCGACCCTAGCGACGCCGTGTATTTGGGGCACTTCTCGGCGCCTGCCGCCAACGAGCCGGGTTTCATTGTGGAAGCTGAACTGTTCCAGGTGCACATCGACGTGGCGGTGACGCCCGCGGCTGAAATCGAAGAAGTGCGCTGGATCGACCCGGCCGGTGATGGCGGCCTGCACTTGGCACCACTGACCCGCGACCTGATCCTGCCGTTTTATCGCGCCTCGCTGACGGCTACCGCCTGATTCACAGGCGCAAAGGACTGCAACGAATGATGATTCGCACCCTGGATGCCCATGACGCCGAGGCTTATCGAACGTTGATGCTTGAGACGTATGACGCCTACCCCCAGGCGTTCACGTCCAGCGTGGCCGAGCGATCGGCCATGCCGTTAAGTTGGTGGGAAAAACGCATTGAGAGCCCGCTGGATCACTTGCTCGGCGCGTACCTCGGCGACGAACTGGTCGGAATTGTCGGCCTGGCCTTCGAGCCCCGTGAAAAGGCACGGCACAAGGTGACCTTGTTCGGCATGTACGTCACGCAGGCTTATCAAATGAAGGGCCTGGGTCGTCGGTTAGTGGAGGCGGCACTCGTCGAGGCGTGCAAGCATCCGCGCCTTAAGGTGATTCAACTGACCGTCACCGCCGGCAACGACGCAGCCTTTGCGTTGTACCAGCGTTGCGGGTTTATTCAGTACGGCCTGGAGCCGCTGGCGGTGCGGGTGGGTGTCGAGTATTTCGACAAAATCCACATGTGGCGCGAACTCAACGTTGCCTGAAATCCCATGGGGACACTCGATCCAGTGTGGGAGCCCGCTTACCTGCGATGGTTTCGCCTCGGTGCTGCAGCCAGATCGGTCGTCTGCATCACAGGCAAGCCATCCCCGTATTTTGATCTGCGCCGTTCAGCGAACGGCGCTGACACCGTCCAGCGTGGAAAACGACGTGTCCTTGGCCGTGAGTAAAAAGTCGCGCATGTACGGCGCGTCCAACATGTCGGCGCGAATCCCTGCATACAGCGTGGCAAACAGCCCTTTCTCGCCCAAACGCTTGGCCTTCACGTAACCGCGCGAGCTGTATTCATGCAGCGCCCAATGCGGCATGCCGCACACGCCCCGGCCGCTGGCCACCAGTTGCATCATCATCACGGTCAGCTCCGAGGTGCGCACCTGGGCTGGCTCCACATCGGCCGGTTCCAGGAAGCGGGTGAAGATGTCCAGGCGATCGCGCTCCACCGGGTAGGTGATCAGGGTTTCGGTCAGCAGGTCTTGGGGCACGATGTACGACTTGTTCGCCAGCGCGTGCTGGTTGGCCACGGCCAGCATGGCTTCGTAGGTGAACAGCGGCACATAGGTGATGCCCGGCAGCTCCAGCGGGTCGGAGGTCACCACCAGGTCCAGGTCACCACGGGCCAGGGCCGGTAAGGGCGCAAAGGCAAAACCCGAGGCCAGGTCGAGCTCGACCTCTGGCCAGGCATCGCGAAACTGGTCGATGGTCGGCATCAGCCACTGGAAGCAGCTGTGGCATTCGATCGCCATGTGCAAACGCCCGGCGGTGCCGCCGGCCAGGCGCGCGATATCGCGTTCGGCGCCACGCAGCAAGGGCAGGGTTGCGTCGGCCAGTTGCAGCAGGCGCAGGCCGGCGCTGGTGAAGCGCAGCGGCTTGGTCTTGCGCACGAACAACTGCATGCCCAGGCGCTCTTCCAGCTCCTTGAATTGGTGGGAGAGTGCCGATTGCGTCAGGTGCAGGCGCTCGGCGGCTTCCACCAGGCTGTCGGCTTCGCGCAGTGCGTGCAGAGTCTTGAGGTGACGAATTTCTAGCACGGGCGCTCCATGAAAATAATTTGTGATGGGCAGAACTGCCGTGAGTTTGTCTCATGTTGCAATGCCTGTCGATAAGGCATCGACCACGACCGCTGGGCACTCTTCATCAAACTGTCACAGAACTGTGGCAGCGCGCTTGAACAAACTTCATCAGACTCGCGCTCTACTGGGGTTCTGCGTTTCGGTGTTTTTCATGCGCGTGTTGCTTTTACTGGCCGCTCTATTGTTCGGCCTGCCGTCTTTTGCGGCTTCTCGATGTGATGTCAATGTCCCGACGCAAACCGTCGATCTGGCTCAGGTGAGCATTGCCTACCAGAGCATCGGCCGTGCGTCCGACCCTGCGTTGCTGCTGGTGATGGGCCTGGGCGGGCAGTTGATCCACTGGCCGGATGAAGTCGTCGTGGCCCTGTGCGAACAAGGTTTCCGGGTCATCCGCTACGACAACCGTGATGTGGGCTTGTCCACTTGGCGCCAAGCCCCGGCCAGTGCCAACCTGACCTTTGAAGTGCTGCGCTACAAGCTCGGGCTGCCGGTGGCGGCGCCGTACACGCTGACCGACATGGCCGACGACGCACTGGGCTTGATGGATGCTTTGCAGATCCGCCAATTCCATGTGCTGGGCGCGAGCATGGGCGGCATGATCGCCCAGCACCTGGCGGCCATGGCGCCGCAACGGGTCGAGAGCCTGACGTTGATCATGACCAGCTCCGGTGCCGAAGGCTTGCCGGCGCCGAATGCGGCGCTGGTGCAGTTGTTGTCCCGGCGCAGTGCGCCCAATCGTGAGGTGGCGCTTGAGCAACAGGCCGATCTGCTGGCGGCATTGGGCAGCCCGAATGTGAAAGACGATCGCCAGGCGCTGCTGCACCAGGCGGCGCTGTCCTACGACCGGGCTTTCAATCCGGACGGCGTCAAGCGCCAGATCATGGCGATCCTCGCCGAGCCTAGCCGTGTGCCATTGCTCAACCAACTGCGTGTGCCGACGCTGGTGGTGCACGGCACGGCCGATCCGTTACTGCCGGTGATGCACGGCGTGCACCTGGCCGCGCATATTCAGGGCAGCCAATTGAAGCTGATTCCCGGCATGGCCCATCGTTTCCAGGAAGCTTTCAAGGCACCGCTGCTGACGGCGGTGCTGCCGTACCTGCAAGCCCATCGCGAGGATGCTGCGCACTGGGCGCAGATTGACCTGGGCCAGCCTTCGAAGGTGTTGTGAAGTTGGTGTATCGTGCACCCTTTACGGCGCGCTAATGCCAACGAGGTTGCCTACCATGAGTACTCCCCTGAAAATCGATTTCGTCAGCGACGTGTCTTGCCCCTGGTGCATCATCGGCCTGCGTGGCCTGACGGAAGCCCTCGACCAGCTTGGCAGCGAAGTGCAGGCCGAGATCCATTTCCAGCCGTTCGAACTGAACCCGAATATGCCCGCCATCGGGCAGAACATCGTCGAGCACATCACTGAAAAATACGGCTCCAGCGCCGAAGAGTCCCAGGCCAACCGTGCGCGTATTCGCGACATGGGCGCGGCGTTGGGCTTTGCCTTTCGTACCGACGGCCAGAGCCGCATCTACAACACGTTCGATGCTCATCGGCTGCTGCATTGGGCCGGGCTTGAAGGCCTGCAATACAACCTCAAGGAAGCGCTGTTCAAGGCCTATTTCAGCGATGGTCAGGACCCGTCCGACCACGCGACGCTGGCGATCATCGCCGAAAGCGTCGGCCTGGACATCAAGCGTGCGGCGCAGATTCTCGCCTGCGATGAATACGCCGCCGAAGTTCGTGAACAGGAACAGCTGTGGATCTCCCGGGGCGTGACTTCGGTGCCGACCATCGTGTTCAACGACCAGTACGCGGTCAGCGGTGGTCAGCCGGCGGAAGCCTTTGTCGGTGCGATTCGCCAGATCATCAGCGAAGCGAAGGGCTGAACCGTGGGGTAGGGTGCTTGCTCCCTGGCCTATGGAGATCCAAAGGTGGGGCTTGCTCGCGAATGCGGTGTGTCAGTTAATACATCCCTGGCTGAACGACCGCCATCGCGGGCAAGCCCGGCTCCCACATTTGAACGGTGGCGGGCGCAGAATTCTGGTCAGACACAGATCAGTGTGGGAGCTGGCTTGCCTGCGATGGCTGTGTGTCAGTCAGCTTATCTGCTGCTGATACACCACTATCGCGGGCAAGCCCGGCTCCCACATTTGAACTGAGTTTGGCGTCTGAGATCGGGCTGCCTTGATTGTGATGTGGCTCTTGGGGAGCAGCCTGTCGCCCGTCAGTCAAACTTGTAGCTGATCGCGGTCTGCACCTGGCCCTGGTTCACGTTGCCGGTTTCCTTGACGATGGTGCTGTTGGCGGCCGAGCCGACCAGGTGCGTCCAGCTGGCGCTGGTCAACAGCGACCAATGGGCGGCCAGGGGGAATTCGAAGCTCTGGGTCAGCGTCAGGTTCTGGAAACCGGCACTGGCGTTATAGGCACGAATGCCTGAGGCCGCGGACTCCTTGTCACTTACGCCGAAAAAGGTCTGGGTCTGGCGGGCATCGGCAAAGTGCGCCATCAGGCCCGTGCTGCCGATGATGCCGCCACCCAGCGGGTAACCCAGCTCGCCGCCGACCTTGCCCAACACACCGCTTTGGTCACGCCCGCCGCCTACGGCCTGGCCCACTTGCGCGTAGACGCGCCAGAACTCGGCCGGGGCGTATTGGATGAAGCCACCGACTTCAGCCATATCCGACACATCGCGCAAGCCGCGCAGTGAGCCGTTGGCCGTACGGCCAGGCAAGTAATTGATGTAGGGGCCGGCGGTGATGCCATTGGTATTGAGCGCGCTCCAGGTCAAGCCGTCGTCGGTGCCGAGGCTGACACTGCCCCAGTCCAGGTCGAAATAGGGAATCGCCTGGGTTTCGTAGCGGCTGCCGGTGGGGTCGTGGGGTTGATAACTGATGCCTGCACCGACTTCACCGGTAATGCCGTCCGCCAATACCGTGCTGGACACACTCCACAGCCCGAGCAAACCGGCGAATACAGCAGAAGTAACCTTGTACATGGAGCGTTTCCTTATCTGAACTTGCGCGCATTCACGCGCGAAGGGCATCCCTGGCGCAAGCACTCATCTTGTTTGTAGCAAGCTACAAAAATTGTAGCTTGCTCGACACATATAACCATAGACCTCAACCAAAACCCCAGCCCTGCTGGGCTTTAATCAGTTGGCACAGTCCCTGCTATAGCCCTGTTGCAAGCGCATAGAGCGCTCTCTTCAAGCCCTCCAACTTCAAGGACAGGCAATGATCCAGTGGCATATCGTGTGCGACTTCGACGGGACCATCACCCCTACCGACGTCATCGACAACGTCCTCCAGCGCTTCGCCGGCCCTGAGTGGGAAACCATCGAACAGGAATGGCTGGATGGGCACATCGGTTCCCGCGAATGCCTGAGCCGCCAATTGGCGTTGATCAAGGCCACACCGGCTGAACTGTTAGCGTATTTCGACAGCGTCGAGATCGACCCGGACTTCCCGGATTTCGTCGATCACGTCATGGGCCTGGGCGCGACCATCGAAGTGGTCAGCGACGGCATCGAACAAGGCATCGCGCGCATTCTGTCGCGTAACTACGTGACCTTGCTGCCGATCCTCGCCAACCGTCTGCGCCAGGTCGACCAGAACAGCTGGCGCATCGACTTCCCGTACTCCAGCGACGCCTGCCGTGCTGCGTCCGGCAACTGCAAGTGCAAATCCACCCCGCGCAACAAGCGCGTGCTGGTGATTGGCGATGGCAAGTCCGACATGTGCGTGGCCTCTACCGCCGACTTCGTCTTCGCCAAAGGCAGCCTCGCCAAATATTGCGAAGCCAACAACATTCCCCATGCGCGCTTCGACACCTTCGCCGAACTGCCCGCATTGCTGGCCAAGCTGCCTCAGGGCATCGCGGCCAACGCCACCACCTTTACTGCTGCTGACAATCAGGAACTCTTCCACCATGTCTGATATCCGTATCGCCACCGCCGAAGACCAGATTCTTCTGGATAAAGAAGCCAAGTACTGCTCCTACGGCGACACTGTTCACTACATCGAGCCACCGCGTATTTTCAGCCGTTGCGAAGGCTCCTACGTGTGGGACACCGAAGACCAGGCTTACCTCGACCTGCAAATGTGGTACTCGGCCGTTAACTTCGGCTACGCCAACCCACGCCTGAACAACGCGTTGAAGCAGCAGATCGACACCCTGCCGCAAATCGCCAGCCAGTACCTGCACAAAGGCAAGATCGAGCTGTCGGAAATGATCGCGGTCGATGCCAAGAAGAAATTCGGCCTCGACGGTCGTGTGCACTTCAACGTCGGTGGTTCGCAATCCATCGAAGACTCGTTGAAAGTGGTGCGTAACGCGTCCAACGGCAAGAGCCTGATGTTCGCCTTTGAAGGCGGTTACCACGGCCGTACCCTCGGTGCCTCGTCGATTACCTCCAGCTTCCGCTACCGTCGCCGTTACGGCCACTTTGGCGAACGTGCCAACTTCATTCCGTTCCCGTACCACTTCCGTGGCCCGAAAGGCATGACGAAAGAAGAATACGGCAGCCATTGCGTGCAGCAGTTCGCCCGTCTGTTCGAGACTGAATACAACGGCGTCTGGGACCCGAAAACCAACCAGTGCGAATACGCAGCCTTCTACGTCGAGCCGATCCAGGGCACCGGCGGCTACGTGATTCCGCCGATGAACTTCTACCGCGAACTCAAGCATGTGCTGGATCAGCACGGCATCCTGATGGTGTCCGACGAAATCCAGATGGGCTTCTACCGTACCGGCAAACTGTGGTCGATCGAGCACTTCGACGTGCAGCCGGACGTGATCGTCTTCGGTAAGGCGCTGACCAACGGCCTGAACCCGCTGGGCGGCATTTGGGCGCGTGAAGAGTTGATCAACCCGAAGATCTTCCCACCGGGTTCGACCCACTCCACCTTCGCCTCCAACCCACTGGGTACGGCGGTAGGCCTGGAAATGTTCAAGATGACCAGCGAAGTCGATTACGGCGCGATGGTCATGGCCAAGGGCAAATACTTCCTGGAAGGCCTGCAAGACCTGCAGAAACGTTTCCCGATCATCGGCGACGTCGATGGCCTGGGCCTGGCCCTGCGCTGCGAAATCTGCGGCCCGGATGGTTTCACGCCGGACAAGGCGACCCTGGACTACATGGTCGAAGAAGGCATGAAGGGCGACATGGTTGTGGATGGCCAGAAACTCGGCTTGATCCTCGACGTGGGCGGCTACTACAAAAACGTGATTACCCTGGCACCGTCCCTGGAAATCAGCTACCCGGAAATCGACCTGGGCCTGAAGCTGCTTGAGCAACTGCTGGTTCGGGCGACCCAACGGTGAATGTCTCCGGGATCGATCTCGGTGAAGGTGATGCCGGCTTCGTTCTCGGTGAAGGTCCGGTCGGGATCCTGTTGATCCACGGCCTGACCGGCACCCCGACGGAATTGCGTCAAGTCGCCAAAGGGTTGGCCAAGGCGGGTAACTGCACGGTGTACGTGCCCACCCTGGCCGGGCACTGCGGCGATAACAGTGACCTGCAGGCCACCGGCTGGCTGGACTGGTACGAAGGCGTGCGCAAGACCTTTGCACAGGTCAAGCAGCGCCACGAGCAGGTGTTTGTCGGTGGCTTGTCCATGGGCGCGGTGATGTCGATGTACGTGGCTGCCGAGCACCCGGGGCAAGTGGCCGGGCTGTTGATGTATTCCACGACCTTGAAGTACGACGGCTGGAGTATTAACAAGCTGGCGTTCCTGACGCCGTTGCTGATGAAGATTCCATTCGGCGTGCACATCTGCCGCTTCGAAGAGAAGCCACCTTATGGCATCAAGAACGAGCGCCTGCGGGCAATTGTCGAGCGCCAGATGAAGGAAGGGGAAAGCAGCGAGGCCGGTTTGCTGACCATGGAAGGCATCACGGTGCGCGAGTTGCACCGGATGAATGCTGTGGTCAAGAAACGCATGCCTGAGGTCAAGGTGCCGGCACTGGTGTTGCACTCCATCGAGGACGATATCACCAGCCGCTGGAACGCCGATTACGTGGAGCGCCACCTAGGTGGGCCCGTCACCAAGATCCTGCTGGACAACTGCTACCACATGATTACCGTCGACCTGCAATACCGCCGAGTGATCGAGTTGAGCGCCGAGTTTGTCGAGCAACACGCCGCTACTACCCAGGTGTCCGAAGACTACCGACAGCGTGCATAAGCTTAAGGACAAGACGTGATCACCGCCCAAGCCTTCTCGACTATCCGGGCCATCCAGCGCAGTGCCTGGAACGACTGTTTTCCCGGAGCCCTGGAGGATTGGGACTTTTACGTCGCTGTGGAAAACGCCGCTATCGATGATTTCAAGTGGCGTTACCTGGCTGTTTACGACGATGAAACGCTGGTGGCGGTTGCCGCCGCGTTCATCACTTATTATCGCCTCGACACCACGGTGTCGGGTGCAGGCAAGCGCTTTACCGAGCGCCTGGAGCGACTGTGGCCGGGTGTTTTACGCCTGGAGTTGTATGCCATCGGCTCTCCGGTGGCCGAGCGTTGTGACGCGGGCATTGCCAGCCATGTTGACGAGGCGCAGCGCCCGTTGCTAATCAAGCACTTGCTGATGGCTGCGCGCCAGGACGCCAACGCGTTCGGAATTGGCCTGGTGGCGGTCAAGGACGTGCCGACCAAAGACCCGTACTGGGCAGACAGTTGCCGCCTTGCAGGTTTTCAGAGCATGCCGAGTTTGCCCAGCGGGTTGTTGACGGTGCCTTACGGCTCAGTGGACGCCTACCTGGGCTCGCTGTGCAAGGCGACTCGCAAGGACTTGCGCCGCAAGCTGCGTGCGCCGGGCCCTCGGGTAGAGTGGCGGCACAACATTGATGATGTGTTACCTGAGGTGATGCGCCTGTACGAAGACACGCTCAGTCGCGCGGACTTGCAGTTCGAGCGCCTGCCGGCGAGTTACTTCACCGGCATCCTTGAACGGTTGGAAGGGCGTGCGGTCTGTGCTCTTTATTGGGTGGACGAGCGACTGGTGGCGTTCAACCTGATCCTGTTGGACCAGCACCGTTTGATCGACAAGTTTTTCGGGCATGACCGTGAGTTCAGCCGTGAGTACAGCTTGTATTTCAGAAGTTG is a window of Pseudomonas antarctica DNA encoding:
- a CDS encoding GNAT family N-acetyltransferase — protein: MITAQAFSTIRAIQRSAWNDCFPGALEDWDFYVAVENAAIDDFKWRYLAVYDDETLVAVAAAFITYYRLDTTVSGAGKRFTERLERLWPGVLRLELYAIGSPVAERCDAGIASHVDEAQRPLLIKHLLMAARQDANAFGIGLVAVKDVPTKDPYWADSCRLAGFQSMPSLPSGLLTVPYGSVDAYLGSLCKATRKDLRRKLRAPGPRVEWRHNIDDVLPEVMRLYEDTLSRADLQFERLPASYFTGILERLEGRAVCALYWVDERLVAFNLILLDQHRLIDKFFGHDREFSREYSLYFRSWLTNVDYCIQHSIPVYECGQEGYASKLRLGCEFRGNSMFFRHRNRLVNGLLKLVKMYIRPDRSDPAMAAAISET
- a CDS encoding NUDIX hydrolase, which gives rise to MTSTIRIAAALLIGSDGQTLLVRKRGTQAFMQPGGKIDAGEQPAEALARELYEELNLHIDPSDAVYLGHFSAPAANEPGFIVEAELFQVHIDVAVTPAAEIEEVRWIDPAGDGGLHLAPLTRDLILPFYRASLTATA
- a CDS encoding aspartate aminotransferase family protein; protein product: MSDIRIATAEDQILLDKEAKYCSYGDTVHYIEPPRIFSRCEGSYVWDTEDQAYLDLQMWYSAVNFGYANPRLNNALKQQIDTLPQIASQYLHKGKIELSEMIAVDAKKKFGLDGRVHFNVGGSQSIEDSLKVVRNASNGKSLMFAFEGGYHGRTLGASSITSSFRYRRRYGHFGERANFIPFPYHFRGPKGMTKEEYGSHCVQQFARLFETEYNGVWDPKTNQCEYAAFYVEPIQGTGGYVIPPMNFYRELKHVLDQHGILMVSDEIQMGFYRTGKLWSIEHFDVQPDVIVFGKALTNGLNPLGGIWAREELINPKIFPPGSTHSTFASNPLGTAVGLEMFKMTSEVDYGAMVMAKGKYFLEGLQDLQKRFPIIGDVDGLGLALRCEICGPDGFTPDKATLDYMVEEGMKGDMVVDGQKLGLILDVGGYYKNVITLAPSLEISYPEIDLGLKLLEQLLVRATQR
- a CDS encoding DsbA family oxidoreductase, with the protein product MSTPLKIDFVSDVSCPWCIIGLRGLTEALDQLGSEVQAEIHFQPFELNPNMPAIGQNIVEHITEKYGSSAEESQANRARIRDMGAALGFAFRTDGQSRIYNTFDAHRLLHWAGLEGLQYNLKEALFKAYFSDGQDPSDHATLAIIAESVGLDIKRAAQILACDEYAAEVREQEQLWISRGVTSVPTIVFNDQYAVSGGQPAEAFVGAIRQIISEAKG
- a CDS encoding HD domain-containing phosphohydrolase yields the protein MDEQTATTPPYTPTILLVDDEESILNSLRRLLRGQPYDVRLAGSGAQALEIMAAQPIDLVMTDARMPAMDGAMLLAETHRLYPSTTRILLTGYADMSMMIKAINEGQIHRYISKPWNDEEMLLTLRQSLDHQHSERERLRLEQLTREQNDQLKALNATLEKRVEARTSELQQTADMLDLAYDELKRSYVTGTEVFSLLANLRLPKQKQTNRQLIELIRVYCKAQAMDEASARDLTMAAALYNIGKLSWSDSMMVAPSDMLHSTDRERYRAYPTQSESLLMTLEPMKDAARLIRHHQERWDGSGFPDHLKGELIPSGARLLKLAVDFIELQKGLILERHMNSDEALLYIRKYAGKLYDPDMVEDFVQACAAFLSDVTLGDSSVKVLTTRELAEGMVLARNLNADNGMLLLNAGKVLNLPLVDKLIAFEAMEGAKYSVFIKEPDVAALPG
- a CDS encoding alpha/beta hydrolase, which codes for MNVSGIDLGEGDAGFVLGEGPVGILLIHGLTGTPTELRQVAKGLAKAGNCTVYVPTLAGHCGDNSDLQATGWLDWYEGVRKTFAQVKQRHEQVFVGGLSMGAVMSMYVAAEHPGQVAGLLMYSTTLKYDGWSINKLAFLTPLLMKIPFGVHICRFEEKPPYGIKNERLRAIVERQMKEGESSEAGLLTMEGITVRELHRMNAVVKKRMPEVKVPALVLHSIEDDITSRWNADYVERHLGGPVTKILLDNCYHMITVDLQYRRVIELSAEFVEQHAATTQVSEDYRQRA
- a CDS encoding MipA/OmpV family protein → MYKVTSAVFAGLLGLWSVSSTVLADGITGEVGAGISYQPHDPTGSRYETQAIPYFDLDWGSVSLGTDDGLTWSALNTNGITAGPYINYLPGRTANGSLRGLRDVSDMAEVGGFIQYAPAEFWRVYAQVGQAVGGGRDQSGVLGKVGGELGYPLGGGIIGSTGLMAHFADARQTQTFFGVSDKESAASGIRAYNASAGFQNLTLTQSFEFPLAAHWSLLTSASWTHLVGSAANSTIVKETGNVNQGQVQTAISYKFD
- a CDS encoding MtnX-like HAD-IB family phosphatase, whose protein sequence is MIQWHIVCDFDGTITPTDVIDNVLQRFAGPEWETIEQEWLDGHIGSRECLSRQLALIKATPAELLAYFDSVEIDPDFPDFVDHVMGLGATIEVVSDGIEQGIARILSRNYVTLLPILANRLRQVDQNSWRIDFPYSSDACRAASGNCKCKSTPRNKRVLVIGDGKSDMCVASTADFVFAKGSLAKYCEANNIPHARFDTFAELPALLAKLPQGIAANATTFTAADNQELFHHV
- a CDS encoding alpha/beta fold hydrolase encodes the protein MRVLLLLAALLFGLPSFAASRCDVNVPTQTVDLAQVSIAYQSIGRASDPALLLVMGLGGQLIHWPDEVVVALCEQGFRVIRYDNRDVGLSTWRQAPASANLTFEVLRYKLGLPVAAPYTLTDMADDALGLMDALQIRQFHVLGASMGGMIAQHLAAMAPQRVESLTLIMTSSGAEGLPAPNAALVQLLSRRSAPNREVALEQQADLLAALGSPNVKDDRQALLHQAALSYDRAFNPDGVKRQIMAILAEPSRVPLLNQLRVPTLVVHGTADPLLPVMHGVHLAAHIQGSQLKLIPGMAHRFQEAFKAPLLTAVLPYLQAHREDAAHWAQIDLGQPSKVL
- a CDS encoding GNAT family N-acetyltransferase is translated as MMIRTLDAHDAEAYRTLMLETYDAYPQAFTSSVAERSAMPLSWWEKRIESPLDHLLGAYLGDELVGIVGLAFEPREKARHKVTLFGMYVTQAYQMKGLGRRLVEAALVEACKHPRLKVIQLTVTAGNDAAFALYQRCGFIQYGLEPLAVRVGVEYFDKIHMWRELNVA
- the metR gene encoding transcriptional regulator MetR — translated: MLEIRHLKTLHALREADSLVEAAERLHLTQSALSHQFKELEERLGMQLFVRKTKPLRFTSAGLRLLQLADATLPLLRGAERDIARLAGGTAGRLHMAIECHSCFQWLMPTIDQFRDAWPEVELDLASGFAFAPLPALARGDLDLVVTSDPLELPGITYVPLFTYEAMLAVANQHALANKSYIVPQDLLTETLITYPVERDRLDIFTRFLEPADVEPAQVRTSELTVMMMQLVASGRGVCGMPHWALHEYSSRGYVKAKRLGEKGLFATLYAGIRADMLDAPYMRDFLLTAKDTSFSTLDGVSAVR